The genomic stretch tgttatggtattatatgttgtagtatatctaatttttgaccaatatttgataggttgttatgatagtatatattgtagtgtacttAATAGAAATATGTTTTTACcaatatttgtgttttacattaatgcagatagtatgacgtggtgtgccaatttatattggggtggaaagataattcccggaccagttatttcatatgatcctccttttgcaaaaggattcattatgttggatgaaagtatttcatacgataagcttgtggaaacaatttgtgaaaggatggggataaacatatttgaaaacaaagttCAAATAGTATGAAAACGTCATATATTCTATGGATCTTcagtcacgtttataggtatTCTAttagaagaagtatgcatgccactaatgtttagtgagagtatggctacaggaggtcaaattgaattgtatgttgagtattcggcaattactcaacaacatagtcatcatctcataagttatgatgttggTACATCTACGAGAGGACAAGAACCATGtttcgctgcaacacaagattttgatgttggtacgtctacgagaggccaagaaccatgtttcgatacaacacaagattttgatgttggaggCGTGAATTTAGGGAACagtgacaattgtgatgtggttAAGGCCATAATTGGGcatgataaagccgactttgttgatccacaatcaccttatgattctgaagatgtTGACCCAGatagtacagactcagatgaTGCTTcgtcggatgatgaacaatttattgcttcaagaccatccattccgTTTGGAAAAACAACAGTTGAAGAAATAGTggttggagaaacagcagttggaggaagagctgtacgaggaagagtagttccacagttcccacagcctggtatgaactattttcgcaccttaccaggtccatatgatagttttgatccaaaaaaCTTTGAGTCTATTGATCccaatgtgcattattggagtgaaaaagatccgagcaatgccggtttgcatactaaatttaaaacgaaattggaattgaaatcaactgtgactttttggcatttggaaaaaatccgacaatatacagttgctgaaagtaaaggaaagagatgacatgcagtttgtaagtggccacaaggaaatccgaaagatacgTCCTTACCtccatgtttgtgggagtgccgagcaacacgccaatgtagttggcgtCTTTTCATAAAGGCGCCAACAGCATTGGCGTTTTTTATAACACGCCAACCGGAAGGGCGAGTCAATACAGAATGTCTGTTTTTCATGGATAAAATCTCCAACGGAATCTTCCAAGTATAACAcgccaatgtagttggcgtCTTTTCATAAAGGCGCCAACAACATTGGCGTTTTTTATAACACGCCAACCGGAAGGGCGAGTCAATATAGAATGTCTGTTTTTCTTGTCTAAAATCTCGAGCAGAAATCGCCAAGTATAAAACGACAACACAGTTGGCGTTTTTCAAAAAAGACGCCCACATCATTGGCGGTGTTTATAACACGCCAACCGGAAGGGTGAGTCAATACAGAATGGCTGTCTTTCGTGGATGAAATCTTGAGCAGAATCGCCCCAAGTATAAAACACCTACCGTGTTGGCGTTTTTGCGTATAATGTTTCTTTACAATACTACTCCAATGACAAAGTTACAATAATTATGCACAAACTATATGTTCAGTCCAATACTCCACTCCAGTATGTTCAGTCCAATAAATAAGCAAAACTATTTGTTGAAAAGTTACAATGATCAACTCAATAAACaagtaaaattataaatattacaaCGTTCAacttaataaataaacaaaaaatagcAAAGTAACGTTCACGGGTCTCGCCTTTTCCGCATAAACAGACCACGGAttcccttcccgattctggagGTAGGGATTCTCtacggaggagtatcttgaactACGGCATTCTCTAAATCAATACCAAAAACTCGTCTCTCACAGAAGACCGTGGTGGAGATTGGTggacatcactgagaccgaTATCTTCACCTGTAgcaccagtgtggctgacagagtgACGACCCCGAACGGCAGATCTTGATGGAGGTGGAGCCATAAAATCGCCATCGGACTCATCacccaactgagtatccatccttgctGATGACGACTCTCCACCATCGTTCTTCTTTCCACGCCGCTTCACTTTTTGCCGCACGGGCATGTCAATGTCCAGCTCAGAGCGCTGGGAAGGACGACAGTCCATCGTCTCAACTTCCCCAGATATCTGGAGACcatcttcaaccatcctcgaaacGGTGAACAAATCCGGCCGTCCTGTCATGTCTTGCTCCCTAAGAAATTGTCGTATtttgtgaagcgtctccacctacaattctcaatgttaattacatttcatcatatgaatttaaatagTGATTAGTTGTTTCAATTTACTGCATAGTTATGAGATGAAGCCGTTTCATGGAAGCTCTCCTGAGCATGCACGCCAGGTTTTGTTAGGTACACAACCGTTATTCGGCGAAACCAATCCATGTACTCATCAGTTGCTATAGGCTCCATCGAGTACTCCGAATCGGTCCACACAATGTTGTGCCTATTATCCCAATTTTGTATATGAGCGGCGTGTCACTCAACCCAATTCCGGCCAGCTTTGCCTCGCCGATCCTGTTTCGCAAAATCAGTTCCGTGGAACCGGTCGACAagcgggatatacggttggacaatcccaaattgtcGCAACACTCGCTGTGGCAAGTGTGGCTCAACCATATTCCAGCAAATAAGTGTTGTGATCGACGTCCGTATAGGACGACCGGCAACACAAACTTCCAGCAGAGTTCGCATGACATacggcctccaaataaactaaatatgaaacaaatttagtcaaaacaagttcaatcaaaacaacaaacaaacaacaattTAGGATACGTAAATTACTTGGTTGGCGTGCATTATAGAGAATTGATCTCTGAAAGTTTCAATGCAATGTCCGGGTGCTTTCACATAAGAGGCCGGACCATTCCAcctacaaaaattaaattatgagcgaataacacggaaattaataaaaataatgcttaaaaacaaatatttagtgaacaacttacgcgaTTGCACATGGTACGTAGTCTATGGGCACGGGATTTAGCATCGTCGGTCTAATaattgggattctctcccaagcccacaaCTGTAACAGAGTAAGAGCTCTTCCGACATCGGACCTCTTTGCAAGTGCAGCTTCACAAagattgtggtacaagcaggcaagagtcgcaccaccccagctatagcTACCACAACGTCCTACATCCATGAAAAATTGAAGGTAGAAGAATGGAATTTTATTACCGGAGGCGTTCGGAATTaacagaccaccaagtaataaCAGACAATAAACACGGGCGCGTTGAACGTATATGTACTGGTCGTGGTCATCATTCAACTCAACCCTCAGTTGTTTTGATAAACTCGTCTGCTTCCAAACCATTTCTTTAAACTCAACAGTATCTGGTATAAAGCCAAGAAAATCCAGACACGCTTGCGTCCAATAGCCGACATCCTTACTGGGGATATAACCTGTCACAGCTTCcccgtcaactttgaggccccataagacctccacgtcttccaaaGTCACTGTCGCTTCGCCGATTGGAAAGTGAAatgtgtgagtctctggcctccatcGTTCAATTAAtgcggtgataagatggtggtcaatgtctttcGGTTGACCACACTTCAACATCCCGCCAAACCCCATCTCGTCAATTACAGCCAAAACACGCGGatgtatgggaacatcccaaatgatTACTTCGTACCTTCTGCAGCGTACATCTTCTGATGGCACTCCTTCCCATATGTTATtcgagacgtgttgtctctgcagATATAATACGGAGGGGTCCTCAGGACCACATAAGAGTCTTCGGCGAGCacttgaagatgatgccatagttcacctacacaacattcacaattcaaaacatTAACAATTTTAACTATAACAATTTTAACTAAACAACAAATATCAATTCACCTACGTCAATTCATCAATTAACTAAACAACATACATCAATTTAACTACATCAATTCATCAATTAACTAAACAACATACACCAATTTAACTACAAAACATTAACAATTTTAACTATACAACATACATCAacctaaacaatttcaataatttatacCCTAACTAAACACCAACATCTCAACTATTATTCCACAATAATGCTATTCAAACAAGCCAATATGcttaataataattaaacaattcaaactaaacaatatacatcaataatttgtcactagggtttaggtttataagccaaataaaacccaaataaataaaaaaccacataaaccaaatcaatttgcCCACTTTTTAAGCCAtaacaaccctagggtttaggtttataatcaaatttaaacTCTAGCTAAACATCAATATCTCAACTATCTCAACAATATacaaattcacttaaacccTAACAATGCAACAtcaatttcaactcaattcacaacccattaaaaaccctagctaactatccaacaattactctaataatgtaaaagataagcatactaaccgaaaaaAATATACGAATTTGGGGAAAAcaagcaccgattgatgaatggaggGCGAAATCACGGAGAGGAGGGCGAAATCGCGACGAGAGCGGCGCTGCTTTGGATGAGTTTTTGCGAAGTGTGTGGTTGGTGTTTATTCGCGATCTGGATGAGACAGCAATATGATTCTGTGTAAACACGCCACTCGTGTTGGCGTCTTTACTCTCTAATTATAACACGCCAACCTCGATGGCGTCTTTACCAAAAGACGCAATTCATTTCGGCGTTTCTTATTTCCTAAACACACCAACCTTAGAAGCGTTTTTCATTGGCGTTTATACTTATATACACGCCATTGGCTTTGGAGTTTTTCCCATatgtggaatagataacaaaatgagtacattttcgttattttaaaggcaacCTAGCCTAGAAATGCGATTTTCTCCTCTCTATTCCATAAAAATTATGAGCACATGATATGATTgttaagagcattagcaatggttGGGCCCTCCCATAGGGcccttctttttttattaattccaaatcatcattctttttttattaattccaAATCATCATTTTTTGATAGGACCTATCTTCCCACAacatttccatttcatttccacatcaacattattttgttttaattttgtaacacttctatatttaatttgttatcaaattaaataaatttaaatgtaaaaaatattaatacgcAAATCCTCGTTGTATTGCAAGATTGGAAAATAGAATACAATGAGATGAAAAAAAACCTACATTTAAAATGGAGGGATGATCGAAAATGATGGGAAGTGGATGTATATATagagaaaataatgaaaatttcaaaaaaaaaaaataaaaaaatgagaggGCTGATGATCGGCCCTTCCTCCACAATGGAGGGCCAATCGAAGGGCCCTTCTCATCGGCATAAGATGATACAACGACCTCTTGGGGGAGAGGAGAGGGGGCCGATCGACGGCCCTTCTGCTGCAATGGTGGGGCGATGGGGGACGATGGGGAAGGCCTTCCCATCGACCTTCCATTGTGAAAGGCCTAAAGTAAGATAAAAGAAgtgaatggtagttaaagtaagGTTAATGGATAATgagacccacattattattagtgctTTTAtggtgatataagttgtaaatacaCTAATGTATAGGGGTAATGAGTTTTGACAACTTTCCATAATTGAATccccatatttttatgagatgaacgaaaatggaaagtgtacatatttttaaggggcggagggagtattactttatCCATCCACCAATACAAGGATCCCCCAAAGGATCTACCAATACAAGGAAAATTTTAATacgacatgaattttaagaaatataggaGTAAACTTGTTGAAAAGGTTAATAGAAGGTgaatcctatttttatatatagagtagtTTTATAATAAGATGTGAGTGAcataaagttagtgaaatgtagggttcattataaaaaataataaaaaacaaatggaaaattaattgatggaaggttaaaaatcacaaaatagaaagtttattGGTGAATGAAGAGAATACTATGATGTAGATACCCTAAATTGCATTTCCTTTCGTtatagtatataagtctcatgacTATTTTCATTcgagaaaaataattatttaaatcataatATTTGATTGAATTCATCAGAGTTATAGCGGTAGCTTTCATAACACTAATTTTTCATTGAAATTGGCGATAGCGTAGAAGTGAATTTTCCCACGTAAACAAATTATTAGTACTTCAGAGGTAGTTATCTAACTAGAGTTGAAATAactttatttccattttttcagTAAACTTTAGGTTTTTTTCTTAGAAGTTATTTGGTTACTTTGTTTGACGtagataagagcatccacaaccgtgatcttgccagcgagcacggttgtgggcccgacctcactttttctgcctgctctctggcaaaagcacaacacccacagttgtacTCTTCCGTAAGGACGAggacaattcaatttaaaattcaattaaacaaaaacatttccataatattaaaattcattaaaaaaccacaataaatattacaattaaaatcctaaaaattacataattagaatactaaaaattaaaaattacataattaaactcctaaaaattaaaaattacataattaaaagctaaaaatacccccgtggacgactactcatccggcggacactacccccaattgtctttggaggcccaatatcatggccttgtgcgatcgaagttgcgagggggtcatagtggacctatcggccatattgagttggaccaaaagctgccacaacgagttggtggggggtggaggtggcgcatatggaacgggagcgggaactggagcatcggcggttgcagccgccgccttcttccttccttgcggtcggcgttgggaaccgctcgggccggcgtcggggctacccaagttagctccggcgagttggctagccacttcttcggagcaggcgtcggatagggataccgaccttgaccgtttggaggagagaatgaagatgagaatgaagatgagaatgaatatgggagaatgaagatgagatttGTATagtttggtgtgaatttttgggtgtgaaagtggggtatttatagatgaaaatgtgtatttttgggggaaaaaaataaaaaaaattaaaaagtggaataaaatggtaaaaaacggatatattttttttgggaagtgaaaaatattttttttattatttttaatcagtttttttaattaaaactgatttttaaaataaaaaaaattcaaaggcaatgGCTATGCTGTTGCCCAATCgctgctcgccacgtcgccttcCCGcaggcacggacgtgctcgatgcagcgagcagcgccgtgccagcggcgcgagcgcagcggcggcagaCCTCgttcttgccagcggcacggacggacggacgccgtccgtccaccgttgtgcatgctctaagGATTCATAACCgtccgtccgtccaccgttgtgcatgctctaagGATTCATAACCATGTTAAATCCTGTGTTTGGTTGTCATATTGGTCTAGTTCAAAGCCCGTGTTTTCCAACATAGGTCCAAAGTGTTCACTTAATTTCATCCAGTTTCGTGTCTAACTCCCTAACCCCCCAATTGAGTTAACCGCCCTCGATTTCTGTGACCAATAATTTAATTCTTCCGTTTTGCCCCTCTCCCATTTTGTAATTTCAAATTGAATCAAATTCAATTTGACTTCAATGTTGAAAACCCTACACCACAAGCTTCCTAGAATAGGTGAAAGGAGTGACACATCAACAGGAAGACAACGATGCCCGAGGTGCGAACGAACAAATCTACGATTAGTTTTGATATTTTCGCTTGGTGAATGTTTTCACTTTTCCTTTTTCGCTGGTGTATTGAGTTCCCTCTTCTAACTTCAAAATCAAAGCCCGACTACATCGAAGAAAACCCTACTGCACAAGCTTCCCACAATCCACACTTCAGTGGTGAAAGGACGAACACATAGCTttgccgaacgcgttgatgtcaaacccgccggagccgccatcgccagagtttccgtcgccggacattttgtgatgagaggttagatgaaaattggagaggaaatggagatgatttgagaagaatagatgtgtatttgtgtgtgaaatgaggatgaattaggagtatttatagagtaaaaaaaagaaaaagaaaaacggtcgaaaaaatgataatattaccgttttcgattttttattttatttcattttatttttaaatttgaattaaaaaaataatttatttcatcagcgtgacgatgcccacacgcgggccgacgagtgggcgtcacgcatggcgccggagcgcgccacgtcgcgcgcccgcgtggcgagacggctcgccatcCCTCCCGGCGGGACGAGACGCTCGGCGGgttggggacgagacgggacgctgcaacgcgtctcgccaccgtctcgtcccggcgtgACGGGTTAtgagccacccgcgtgacgcgttgcgggtggccatAAGGCTGCAATTGAGGGGCATATGCGTCATTTAAGTTGTGAAAATCAATTTACAAATGCCTACCAAACATCATGTCAATAGAACAACTAAACATAAGTTTTGTTACCCCATCTAGGCCCAAATTCACATCTAGAATGAAAACATTAATGTTAACTGCCACAAACCCATCTAATGAACCAAACGACTCCTTAATTTACATTATTAATGTCTAAATATAAGTGAAGGAATCGGTAATTTCTGTCAATCTTATTCATTCATAATATACAAAATCATACCCTCTATATAGGGCTACATTCTACCAATATAAGGAAAACCTAATTTACATTCAATGTGTACACCTATCCATGGAAAGCTATCATACCATATCAACCATGTATTAATTGTATATTATTCCCTTGATTTCTTTCctacactccccctcaagttaagtaatgggattaccgatactcaacttgtccAATACTTCTCGGAATGACTTCGAGTTCACCGCCTTCGTCAGGATATCGGCTAGTTGGTCTTCAGACTTTACATAAGGCATCTCCACCACTTTAGcttcaatgttttctttgatgaagtgcctGTCTACTTCCATATGCTTGGTTCGATCATGCTGAACCGGATTTTCGGATATGCTAATTGCcgccttgttatcacagaacaatCTGCACGGTTGGATTGGGCGAAGATTCAATTCTTTCATGAGCTTCCTTAGCCACAATATCTCTGTCAACCCACTTTTGATTCCTCGgaattctgcctctgcactagATAGTGCcaccactttctgcttcttacttctccatgtcacaAGATTACCTCCTACAAAGGTAAAGTAACCAGCGGTTGACTTCCTGTCGTTCGGGTTGCCGGCCCAATCAACATCAGTAAAACCATGAACCTCCATGTGACCATGTTTTTCAAACATGAGTCCGTGTTCAGCTGTCCCTTTCAAGTATCGAACTATCTGCAAAGCTGTCTCCCAATGCTCTTCTTGAGGTGcgtgcatgaactggcttacTACTCCCACGGCATTGGCGATGTCTGGCCTAGTGTGTGATAGGTAAATCAGTTTCCCAACCAACCTCTGATATCTTCCCCTGTCGGTCTGTGTTCCTTTTTCCTTCAACTGTAGTCCATGATTCTGCACTATTGGCGTATCTGCTGGCTTGCAATCTATCATTCCGACTTCAGCCAATAGGTCCAGTATGTATTTTCTCTGACTTATGAAGATCCCTCTTTTTGATCGGAGTACCTCTATTcccagaaagtacttgagaagtcctaagtctttcatctcaaattctttgaacaGGTTCTTTCTCAACTCGCcgatttcctcttcatcatctcctgtaatgatcatgtcatccacatatatgATAAGGCACGTGATCTTGCCACCTCTCTTCTTCAGAAACAGAGTGTGATCTGAGTTACTTTGTGTatacccatatttcttcattaccTCAGTAAACCTTCCAAACCACGCTCGTGGAGattgttttaatccataaagtgtcttcttcaacttgcacacTTCACCACCTTGAAATTCTATTGAGAACCCGGGAGGAGGTTCCATAAAAATAGGTTTTGGTAGCTCTCCGTGAATGAAGGCATTGGTTACGTCTAACTGAGGTGGCAACTGCTTCGGGCCAAAAAGATTTTGGGACTTTAGATTCAATCATCAAGGCTCTAGTCATTTCTAGGATAGTCCTGTTTTTtctttcggctaccccattttgttcgggtgtgTAAGGACAAGAAGTTTGGTGGACGACACCCTTTTCCTTGCAGAATTGGGTCATGGCCTGATttacaaattccctcccattatcggaTCAAAGAATTTTAATGTTTGTATGGTACTGTGTTTGGATAAGTTTATAAAAGGAGACAAATCTATCAAAGACATCAGACTTGTGTTTCAAGAAATAAACCCacgtcatcctagtgcaatcatcaataaatatcacaaaatatcgGAATCCATTTCCACCCATAATTGGAGccggaccccacacatcagaatgtactAAAGAAAACATGGAATTCATTCGAGTGTTTGAAGGTTTAAAAGACtgtctatggcttttggccagaacacaagtttcacacGAAAAATCAGCAGGAATAGAAAAGTTCGGATAAAGGAGTTTAAAATAACCAGTGGAGGGGTgccctagtcttcggtgccaaagccaagtTTCTTGTTTTGTGGACCCGTGAGCCATCATCGCActaccatgttgagctatctcatccacataatagagtccttgcttctcagtgccacgcccaagaatcctcctcgtctgaatatcctgcaaGATGCAAAAATCAGGGTGAGATAGAAGAGTGCAGTTCAACTCCTTGGTaacatgactaatagacatcagCCTTTGTGACAAGGTAGGAACATATAAGCAGTTAGTAAGACGCAGAGTGGGCGATATTTCAATAGTTCCAGATCCCACAACCGTAATCaattccccattggcagttCGAATATATGATTTATCAACTTCACAACttaaatcaataaaatcacTTTTTTCAGGGGTCATCGTATCTGTCGCCCCACAATCGAAAATCCACTCCTTCTTGTGTTTATTGGCCATATTTTCAACgtgaaatgcagcggaaatattCTGTAACGGTGCAAAGGGGTTTACTGACACAAAATCACATATATTGGGGTTAATTCAAGATTTCTGGGAGTTTATGGGGTCGTTATGGTATTTCAGTGGATCTGGGGGTCGATGTTGCAAAAGATAGGGTCGTTTTTTAGATTTCTGGGAGTTTATAGGGTCAATATGGTATTTCAGCAGATCTGGGGGTCGATGTTGCAAATGATGGGGTCGTTTTTCTAATTTCACAAACTTCAGGGGGTTGAATTCAGATATATGAAAAAAGCTAGGGTTTGGTTTTAaaccaaaccctttacctccattTTCTCGCGCCGCTGCTCCAGTCGCTCTGTCCCCCGTTCGCTCGGTGAGATTGCCGGCGCCTCGTACGCCGCCGCCACCGGAATGTCCCTCGTTGCGGTTCCCACCGATTATTGTATTCCTCTGGTGTCCGACCTCTGTCTGTCGGTTCGGTCCTTCATCATTCGCACCGGC from Salvia splendens isolate huo1 chromosome 15, SspV2, whole genome shotgun sequence encodes the following:
- the LOC121766848 gene encoding serine/threonine-protein phosphatase 7 long form homolog, translating into MGFGGMLKCGQPKDIDHHLITALIERWRPETHTFHFPIGEATVTLEDVEVLWGLKVDGEAVTGYIPSKDVGYWTQACLDFLGFIPDTVEFKEMVWKQTSLSKQLRVELNDDHDQYIYVQRARVYCLLLLGGLLIPNASGNKIPFFYLQFFMDVGRCGSYSWGGATLACLYHNLCEAALAKRSDVGRALTLLQLWAWERIPIIRPTMLNPVPIDYVPCAIAWNGPASYVKAPGHCIETFRDQFSIMHANQVETLHKIRQFLREQDMTGRPDLFTVSRMVEDGLQISGEVETMDCRPSQRSELDIDMPVRQKVKRRGKKNDGGESSSARMDTQLGDESDGDFMAPPPSRSAVRGRHSVSHTGATGEDIGLSDVHQSPPRSSVRDEFLVLI